In a genomic window of Streptococcus oralis:
- a CDS encoding SIALI-17 repeat-containing surface protein, producing MDRHFFEKRCHYSIRKFAIGAASVMIGASIFGANMVQAAETAAPSETEGSITHVEALDKLPDDLAAALEKADAEAATEASHEETPATDEGSNPTTSEEAKPETSPTSPKPAETPKPVETPKADNKPAETATPAPKPAEKQIEDREDVNHLEGATAQASNHETGTNFTADKAIDGDDNTRWATDKDVPKPTFELTLPKTTLIKHVEIDWDRRLRNGQNDPNIKSWSLYYAGQEDVGANGEKQWKLAHTKIGDPVLDEKVDLADSIQAKYLKLEVNDYQAGTMNWRNVGIQEIRAYSNVPDHSKVTDIRQVTELTVAEDGQSLVLPTLPGKVSLIGSNKQGVIDLQNHIYKPLTDQRVKVMVQQIKDSHTFTKEFEVVIKGLHQDEGVGVKPKVAPAVQQWYGKEGQSSITSDTVLATGDSGFDQAATFYQSDLASRGLELATGDKQAQKRIEFKKVENKGYGKEGYGITIQNDVITIEAATNTGAFYATRTLLQMGESNLQNGEIRDFPSFSHRGFMLDTGRKFIPYDTLVDIMLNMAYYKMNDLQLHLNDNYIFLKEHLAGKSLTPEEQLKYVLEHAKTGFRVETDIVGKNGQKLTSDEHYTKEEMQNLIKLAKALHINLVPEIDTPGHALSFVKVRPDLMYQGSLSDYAGKHNVERVAMLDLDNKYEETLKFVKSVYDKLLDGPDAPLHGVSTVHIGTDEYYGSRESYRRYVNDLIKYIKGKGYTPRIWGSLSAKRGNTPVDWNGVEVDIWSIGWQRPNEAIAQGAKIINITDVPTYSVPSGSNSQAAYGDYANYERQYNSWTPNDFRTGGGPLLPASHPSILGGGHAVWNDNIDLHETGLTSYDIFKRFFKSMQTTAERTWGSDRAAATFAERTLPTSPYAPQSNPDKEIDQSDLFTINSETVKNYASKKVKASEQGLAFEKDSSIEGLAGDVGPSHVLKFDVTVTGDGEQTFSTSGDNRIYLADKDGYLAYQFEQFHIQFNKKLEKNKRYQISIVTKPQSTEVYVDGEKIERIANPAHPRFAHNSLVLPLESIGGFKGILHSAELSDKAFVNPRLISNDKITATASSQQLPGNATEGAVEKAFDNDPNTFWHTKWTGDTAPYTLTMTLKEAEKVNGLTYLPRPGGGNGVVTRYEIYAQKDGQMVKVSEGSWDNNAQEKTVNFAAVDTNKIELKVLEGVGGFASAAEVHLLKPVKEEQETPAPSQPEKPTTPEKPKVEQTGDGTVELADQFTASKPASEDSIATASKSADYLKKEYKVFPTPQKVTYGEGVTALRKQVNLVMGDQLDIYTRNRLKSVLQDNQVSYTTGKAAIAGATNIYLGVHGQGSQAEQNLSNVSAGLFDKIDAYVLSIKDNSISIVGKDTDAVFYGLTTLKHMLKESQVPVLRNVTVEDYAELKNRGFIEGYYGNPWSNADRAELMRFGGDLKLNQYFFAPKDDPYHNKKWRELYPEEKLAEIRELARVGNQSKTRYVWTIHPFMNNRIRFGNEAHYQEDLATIKAKFTQLMKVGVREFGILADDAPSPVGGYNSYNRLMQDMTKWLTEMQGTYSGLRKEMIFVPGQYWGNGREDELKSLNENLPSSASMTLTGGKIWGEVSESFLSTLKNNLSAGGKTYRPVSLWINWPVTDNSKQHLILGGGEKFLHPNVDPSLLSGIMLNPMQQSEPSKIALFSGAQYSWKQWKSEEEAKKINDIAFNFVENGHFEDSKVSAAFRELGKHMINQNMDNRVVKLEESVDLAPKLTDFMTKLKAGQDVTAERAALRAEFAKIKEAAELYKASGDKKMVAQIHYWLDNAIDQMNALDAFLTGTEAMATNDAAKLWDSYYKGLKLYEQSQTHTFHYVDHMERAELGVQHIRPFILSLKEVLASEVQKVLHPDQIISTFITNRTGVEGGLAEVTDGDLATHAIIKSPNSIKTGDYIGMKFNKPVAIQTLTFAMGTQANPRDTFSKAEVQYLDENDNWVTLKEPSYVGNESLLKFENLNIKAKAVRMIATADRENTWFAVQEIAVNRPVEKARSQQATTVSLSSNLVYKLNTSARQITDGKDNTEAMMANADGSNTTPVDAWAQLDLGEVKSVTKVRLRQGTGDKLATGVLEYSTDGTAWQELDRLSGEQTKEVTRAINARYIRVRNTKALDLWWRIQDFSVETRSGNSELTDTNVDALKETPVVDSLGSYELQIPAGTKLPANSYLGMKLDRIHQVKSIQLQGQANPALSLEYSANAQEWMPASQLIDRSVVSHLVRYVRLVNKTDQEQAVTATSLLVTTKEVQPTKLESTSMGIHPTYGSNDVRKLNNLDQLFDGVYNNFVEFSDYAHKDGHVTLKLGSERTIKKIRAYIQDGTQNYLRDGKIQVSQDGKTWTDVVTVGDGVANSTHDDSLTDGWTHDSKMPGNRYIEGELTTPVKANYLRVLYTADYDARFVGFTELVINDGEFVKPINDPTVEGSSGESQGNLYNNLVDGKVLTSYKSEKDKGELVYHLSEPTNANHLRLVSSLPEGAKARVLARTLKDGQDSWTDLGAITSSLQTFAIRNGGSLLDVKLVWEGGKAEFYELASFHQELTEEPVQSSKGEEPAPVLEVLEFTGGVNAVEALVHELPEYTGALATVGDQAAPTVEKPEFKGGVNAVEALVHELPEYTGPVATVGDQAAPTVEKPEFKGGVNAVMALVHELPEYTGPLATVGDQAAPTVEKPEFKLSSLEKTQTSGAPVQIAKEDKRLPETGEKQSETAIFLASVGLALSTIFVAKTKKD from the coding sequence ATGGATAGACATTTTTTTGAGAAACGCTGTCACTATAGTATAAGAAAATTTGCAATAGGTGCAGCCTCCGTTATGATTGGTGCTAGTATCTTTGGAGCCAATATGGTTCAGGCAGCAGAAACAGCAGCGCCTTCAGAAACAGAGGGAAGCATCACCCATGTTGAAGCACTGGATAAGTTACCAGATGATTTAGCCGCTGCGCTTGAAAAGGCGGATGCAGAAGCTGCAACAGAAGCAAGTCATGAAGAAACTCCAGCGACTGACGAAGGAAGCAATCCTACAACAAGTGAAGAGGCAAAACCAGAGACAAGTCCTACAAGTCCCAAGCCAGCAGAAACGCCGAAACCGGTTGAAACACCAAAGGCAGACAATAAACCAGCTGAAACTGCTACGCCCGCACCAAAACCAGCTGAAAAGCAAATTGAAGATAGAGAAGATGTCAATCATCTCGAAGGTGCTACTGCTCAGGCGAGCAACCATGAGACTGGTACCAACTTTACTGCGGATAAGGCTATCGACGGAGATGACAATACTCGTTGGGCTACAGACAAAGATGTACCAAAACCAACTTTTGAACTAACTCTGCCAAAGACTACCTTGATCAAACATGTAGAAATTGACTGGGATCGTCGTCTTCGTAATGGGCAAAATGACCCCAATATCAAATCTTGGAGTCTCTACTATGCAGGTCAAGAAGACGTGGGCGCTAATGGAGAAAAACAATGGAAACTAGCTCATACCAAGATTGGAGATCCAGTTTTAGACGAGAAAGTAGACCTAGCTGACAGTATCCAAGCTAAGTACCTCAAATTGGAGGTCAATGATTACCAAGCGGGAACAATGAACTGGAGAAATGTTGGAATCCAAGAAATTCGAGCTTATTCTAACGTTCCGGACCATAGTAAGGTAACGGATATCCGCCAAGTAACCGAACTAACAGTAGCAGAAGATGGACAGTCTCTTGTCTTACCAACTTTACCAGGGAAAGTTAGCCTTATCGGAAGCAACAAGCAAGGTGTGATTGACCTTCAAAATCACATCTATAAGCCTTTGACAGACCAACGCGTCAAGGTCATGGTCCAACAAATCAAAGATAGTCATACTTTCACTAAGGAATTTGAAGTAGTCATCAAGGGGCTACATCAGGACGAAGGTGTGGGTGTCAAACCAAAAGTAGCACCAGCTGTTCAACAATGGTATGGGAAAGAAGGTCAATCTTCTATCACTTCAGATACAGTTCTTGCGACGGGTGATTCTGGCTTTGATCAGGCTGCAACCTTCTATCAGTCAGACCTTGCTAGCCGTGGATTGGAACTAGCAACAGGTGACAAGCAGGCTCAAAAACGAATCGAATTTAAAAAAGTTGAAAACAAGGGTTATGGTAAAGAAGGGTATGGCATCACTATCCAAAATGATGTGATTACCATCGAAGCTGCCACAAACACAGGAGCCTTCTACGCCACTCGTACCCTTCTTCAAATGGGAGAAAGTAACCTCCAAAATGGCGAAATTCGTGATTTCCCAAGTTTCAGCCACCGTGGCTTTATGCTGGATACAGGTCGTAAATTTATCCCTTATGACACTCTTGTAGACATCATGCTCAACATGGCTTACTACAAGATGAACGACTTGCAGTTGCACCTCAACGATAACTATATCTTCCTTAAGGAACACTTGGCAGGTAAGAGCTTAACACCAGAAGAACAACTCAAGTATGTTCTTGAACATGCCAAGACTGGTTTCCGTGTGGAGACAGACATTGTCGGTAAGAATGGACAAAAACTAACATCAGACGAGCATTATACCAAGGAAGAAATGCAAAATCTGATTAAACTTGCCAAGGCCTTGCATATCAACCTAGTGCCAGAAATTGATACACCAGGTCATGCACTATCATTTGTCAAAGTTCGTCCAGATCTCATGTATCAAGGTAGTTTGAGCGATTATGCAGGCAAGCACAATGTTGAGCGCGTAGCCATGCTAGACTTGGATAACAAGTACGAAGAAACTCTTAAATTTGTCAAATCAGTTTATGACAAACTCCTCGATGGTCCAGATGCACCGCTTCATGGCGTGTCCACTGTTCATATCGGAACGGATGAATACTATGGCAGCAGAGAAAGCTATCGTCGCTATGTCAATGACCTTATCAAATACATTAAAGGAAAGGGATATACCCCTCGTATCTGGGGCTCGCTCAGTGCGAAACGTGGAAACACTCCTGTTGACTGGAACGGAGTAGAGGTTGATATCTGGAGTATCGGATGGCAACGACCAAATGAAGCCATTGCTCAGGGAGCTAAGATTATCAATATCACGGATGTACCGACCTATAGTGTGCCAAGTGGAAGCAATAGTCAAGCAGCCTACGGGGACTATGCTAACTACGAACGTCAGTACAATAGCTGGACACCGAATGATTTTAGAACAGGTGGAGGTCCACTTCTACCAGCTTCTCATCCAAGTATCCTTGGTGGTGGTCACGCAGTTTGGAATGATAATATCGACCTTCATGAGACTGGTTTGACCTCTTATGACATCTTCAAACGCTTCTTCAAGAGCATGCAAACCACTGCAGAACGCACCTGGGGATCTGACCGTGCAGCTGCGACCTTTGCAGAACGCACCCTACCAACGAGCCCTTATGCGCCACAGTCAAATCCTGATAAAGAGATTGATCAAAGCGACTTGTTTACCATCAATTCTGAAACAGTCAAGAACTATGCAAGCAAGAAGGTGAAGGCAAGCGAACAGGGATTGGCTTTTGAGAAAGATAGCAGTATCGAAGGCTTGGCTGGTGATGTTGGTCCAAGTCACGTCTTGAAGTTTGATGTGACTGTCACTGGAGACGGGGAACAAACCTTCTCAACAAGTGGGGACAACCGTATCTATCTAGCTGATAAAGACGGCTACCTTGCTTACCAGTTTGAACAGTTCCATATCCAATTCAATAAAAAACTTGAAAAGAACAAACGTTATCAAATCTCCATCGTGACTAAACCACAGTCAACCGAAGTCTATGTGGATGGTGAAAAGATTGAGCGTATCGCAAATCCAGCCCACCCTCGCTTTGCCCACAATAGCTTGGTACTACCGCTTGAAAGCATCGGTGGATTCAAAGGAATCTTGCATAGCGCAGAGTTGTCGGATAAAGCATTTGTAAATCCTCGTTTGATTTCAAATGATAAGATTACTGCAACCGCAAGCAGTCAGCAACTTCCAGGAAACGCGACTGAAGGCGCTGTTGAAAAGGCCTTTGACAATGATCCAAATACCTTCTGGCATACTAAATGGACTGGTGACACTGCGCCATACACCCTTACTATGACCTTGAAAGAAGCAGAAAAAGTCAATGGCTTGACCTATCTCCCACGCCCAGGTGGTGGAAATGGTGTCGTGACGCGCTACGAAATCTACGCACAAAAAGATGGCCAAATGGTCAAGGTTTCAGAAGGAAGCTGGGACAATAACGCCCAAGAAAAAACAGTCAACTTTGCGGCGGTAGATACCAACAAGATTGAGTTGAAAGTATTGGAAGGCGTTGGTGGTTTTGCAAGTGCAGCTGAAGTTCATCTATTAAAACCTGTCAAAGAAGAGCAAGAAACGCCTGCACCAAGTCAACCAGAAAAACCAACTACACCAGAAAAACCAAAAGTAGAGCAAACAGGTGATGGAACAGTTGAATTGGCAGATCAATTCACTGCAAGTAAACCAGCTAGCGAAGACAGCATTGCCACTGCCAGCAAGAGCGCAGACTATCTCAAGAAAGAGTACAAGGTCTTCCCAACTCCACAAAAAGTGACTTATGGAGAAGGAGTCACAGCCCTTCGCAAGCAAGTCAATCTGGTCATGGGCGATCAACTCGATATCTATACTCGCAATCGCTTGAAGAGTGTCTTGCAGGACAATCAAGTATCTTATACAACTGGTAAGGCAGCAATCGCTGGCGCAACCAATATCTATCTTGGAGTGCATGGACAAGGTTCACAAGCAGAGCAAAACTTGTCCAATGTTTCAGCAGGTCTCTTTGACAAGATTGACGCCTATGTCTTGAGTATCAAGGATAATTCGATTTCTATCGTCGGAAAAGACACTGATGCAGTCTTCTATGGTTTGACAACCTTGAAACACATGCTCAAGGAAAGCCAAGTACCAGTCCTTCGCAATGTAACAGTAGAAGATTACGCAGAGCTCAAGAACCGTGGTTTCATCGAAGGATACTATGGAAACCCATGGTCGAATGCCGATCGTGCAGAACTCATGCGTTTTGGTGGCGATTTGAAATTGAACCAATACTTCTTTGCACCAAAAGACGATCCATACCACAACAAGAAATGGCGTGAACTCTATCCAGAAGAAAAACTAGCTGAAATCCGTGAACTTGCTCGTGTCGGAAATCAAAGTAAAACACGCTATGTCTGGACTATCCATCCATTCATGAACAACCGTATCCGCTTTGGCAATGAAGCGCATTACCAAGAAGATTTGGCAACCATCAAGGCCAAATTTACCCAGTTGATGAAAGTGGGTGTCCGCGAATTTGGTATCCTTGCAGATGATGCACCGAGCCCAGTCGGAGGCTACAATAGCTACAACCGCTTGATGCAAGATATGACCAAGTGGTTGACTGAAATGCAGGGAACTTACAGCGGTCTTCGTAAAGAAATGATTTTTGTTCCTGGCCAGTATTGGGGTAATGGACGTGAAGATGAGTTGAAATCCCTCAATGAAAATCTCCCAAGTTCAGCATCCATGACGCTTACTGGTGGTAAGATTTGGGGTGAAGTCTCTGAAAGCTTCCTTTCAACTCTCAAAAACAATCTATCCGCAGGTGGCAAGACCTATCGCCCAGTTTCACTTTGGATTAACTGGCCGGTAACAGATAACTCTAAACAACACTTGATTCTAGGTGGTGGTGAGAAATTCCTTCATCCAAATGTGGATCCAAGCTTGCTATCTGGTATCATGTTGAACCCAATGCAACAGTCTGAACCATCTAAGATTGCCCTCTTTTCAGGAGCTCAATACTCATGGAAACAGTGGAAATCAGAAGAAGAAGCTAAGAAAATCAATGACATTGCCTTCAACTTTGTAGAAAATGGTCATTTTGAAGATAGTAAGGTATCAGCAGCCTTCCGTGAACTTGGTAAGCACATGATCAACCAAAACATGGATAATCGTGTCGTCAAACTAGAAGAATCTGTAGACTTGGCTCCAAAATTGACAGACTTCATGACCAAGCTCAAAGCTGGTCAGGATGTAACTGCTGAACGTGCAGCCTTGCGTGCAGAATTTGCCAAGATTAAAGAAGCAGCCGAACTCTATAAAGCATCAGGCGATAAAAAGATGGTTGCCCAAATCCACTATTGGTTGGATAATGCAATTGACCAAATGAATGCTCTCGATGCCTTCCTTACAGGAACTGAAGCCATGGCTACAAACGATGCAGCCAAACTTTGGGACAGCTACTATAAAGGTTTGAAATTGTACGAACAGTCTCAAACTCACACCTTCCATTATGTAGACCATATGGAAAGAGCTGAATTGGGTGTTCAACATATTCGTCCATTTATCCTATCCCTGAAAGAAGTTCTGGCATCTGAAGTTCAAAAAGTCTTGCATCCAGATCAAATCATCAGTACCTTTATCACCAATCGAACAGGTGTAGAAGGTGGTTTAGCAGAAGTAACGGATGGCGATTTGGCAACTCATGCGATTATTAAATCACCAAATAGCATCAAGACAGGTGATTATATCGGTATGAAATTCAACAAGCCAGTAGCGATTCAAACCTTGACCTTTGCTATGGGAACGCAGGCAAATCCACGTGATACCTTTAGTAAGGCAGAAGTGCAGTATCTAGATGAAAATGACAACTGGGTAACCTTGAAAGAGCCAAGCTATGTCGGAAATGAATCCCTGCTTAAGTTTGAGAATCTCAACATCAAGGCCAAAGCAGTTCGCATGATTGCGACAGCAGACCGCGAGAACACTTGGTTTGCAGTTCAGGAAATTGCAGTCAACCGTCCAGTTGAAAAAGCTCGTAGCCAACAAGCAACGACAGTTAGTCTAAGCTCAAACTTAGTTTACAAACTAAATACCTCAGCCCGTCAAATCACTGATGGCAAGGACAATACAGAAGCCATGATGGCAAATGCTGACGGTAGCAATACGACACCAGTAGATGCTTGGGCACAACTTGACCTCGGTGAAGTCAAGTCAGTCACTAAAGTACGACTTCGCCAAGGAACGGGTGATAAGCTTGCCACAGGTGTACTTGAGTATTCTACAGATGGAACTGCATGGCAAGAGTTGGATCGCCTATCAGGAGAACAAACCAAGGAAGTGACCAGAGCGATCAATGCTCGTTACATCCGAGTACGCAATACCAAGGCCCTTGACCTCTGGTGGCGTATCCAAGACTTCTCTGTTGAGACACGCTCTGGAAACAGTGAGTTAACGGACACCAACGTCGATGCCTTGAAGGAAACGCCGGTAGTGGATAGCTTGGGCAGTTACGAGCTTCAAATTCCAGCTGGAACTAAACTTCCTGCAAATAGCTATCTAGGTATGAAACTTGACCGTATCCATCAGGTCAAGAGCATCCAGCTCCAAGGCCAAGCCAACCCAGCTCTTAGCCTTGAGTACTCTGCAAATGCGCAAGAATGGATGCCAGCTAGCCAGTTGATAGACAGATCTGTAGTGAGCCATTTGGTACGTTATGTTCGTCTGGTCAATAAAACAGATCAGGAACAAGCTGTGACAGCCACTTCTCTCCTTGTGACAACCAAAGAAGTGCAACCAACAAAATTGGAATCAACTTCAATGGGAATTCATCCAACATACGGAAGCAATGATGTTCGTAAACTGAACAACCTAGATCAACTATTTGACGGTGTTTACAACAACTTCGTTGAGTTTTCAGACTATGCTCATAAAGATGGCCACGTAACCTTGAAACTTGGTAGCGAACGTACTATCAAGAAGATTAGAGCCTACATCCAAGACGGAACACAAAACTACCTTCGTGATGGTAAGATTCAAGTCAGCCAAGACGGTAAAACTTGGACAGATGTCGTGACAGTAGGAGATGGTGTGGCCAACAGCACACACGATGATTCATTGACAGATGGTTGGACACATGATTCTAAGATGCCAGGAAATCGCTACATAGAGGGCGAATTGACGACACCAGTCAAAGCCAACTATCTCCGTGTCCTCTATACAGCGGATTATGATGCCCGTTTTGTAGGATTTACAGAATTAGTGATCAATGACGGTGAATTTGTCAAACCAATCAATGATCCAACAGTAGAAGGAAGTAGTGGAGAAAGTCAGGGCAACCTTTATAATAATCTTGTAGACGGCAAAGTCTTGACCAGCTACAAGTCTGAAAAAGACAAGGGAGAATTGGTGTATCACTTATCTGAGCCGACTAATGCTAACCACCTTCGTCTTGTTTCCAGTCTTCCTGAAGGAGCGAAAGCACGTGTTCTTGCTAGAACACTCAAGGATGGTCAAGACAGTTGGACAGACCTCGGTGCCATTACATCTAGTCTCCAAACTTTCGCTATCCGAAATGGTGGCTCTCTTCTAGACGTCAAATTAGTCTGGGAAGGTGGCAAGGCTGAGTTTTATGAATTGGCAAGCTTCCATCAAGAATTAACAGAAGAACCTGTTCAGTCAAGTAAGGGCGAAGAACCAGCACCCGTTCTTGAGGTTCTTGAATTCACAGGTGGTGTCAATGCAGTTGAAGCCCTAGTACATGAACTTCCAGAGTACACAGGCGCATTAGCAACAGTAGGTGACCAAGCGGCTCCAACAGTAGAGAAACCTGAGTTCAAGGGCGGTGTCAATGCAGTTGAAGCCTTGGTACATGAGCTTCCAGAATACACAGGCCCAGTAGCGACAGTAGGAGACCAAGCGGCTCCAACAGTAGAGAAACCTGAGTTCAAGGGTGGTGTCAATGCAGTGATGGCTCTAGTGCATGAATTGCCAGAATACACAGGCCCGCTAGCAACAGTAGGCGACCAGGCAGCACCGACAGTAGAGAAACCAGAGTTCAAGCTAAGTTCGTTAGAAAAAACTCAGACTTCAGGAGCACCAGTTCAAATTGCCAAAGAAGACAAGAGATTGCCAGAAACTGGTGAGAAACAGTCAGAAACAGCTATTTTCTTGGCAAGTGTTGGACTAGCTCTATCTACTATCTTTGTCGCAAAAACAAAGAAAGACTAG